From Piscinibacter gummiphilus:
GGCCTGTGCGCCTCGTCGCCCGCCCTGATGCTCGGCGACGAGCTGCACGGCCGCATGACGCCCCAGCGCCTCGACGCCCTGCTGGCACAGGAGGCGCAGCCATGAGCGTCACCGTCTACGTGCCCCGCGACTCCGCCGCCCTCGCGGTGGGCGCCGACCGCGTCGCGCGCCGCATCGCCGACGAAGCCGCGCGCCGCGGCCTCGATGTGCACATCGTGCGCAACGGCTCGCGCGGCCTCTTCTGGCTGGAGCCGCTGGTGGAGGTGCGCACCGAGCGGGGCCGCATCGCCTACGGGCCGGTCACGCCGGACGACGTGCCCTCGCTCTTCGACGCCGGCTTTCTCTCTGGTGGCGCCCACACGCTGCACCTCGGCCCGACCGAAGAGATTGAGTACCTCAAGAATCAGGAGCGCCTCACCTTCGCCCGCATGGGCATCACCGACCCGCTCTCGCTCGACGACTACCGCGCGCACGACGGCTTCGGCGGCCTGAGGCACGCGCTGACGCTCAAGCCCGAAGAGATCGTGCAGCAGGTGCTCGACTCGGGCCTGCGCGGGCGTGGCGGCGCGGCCTTCCCGGCCGGCATCAAGTGGAAGACGGTGCTGGAAGCGCAAGCTGCACAGAAGTACATCGTCTGCAACGCCGACGAAGGCGACTCGGGCACCTATTCCGACCGCATGGTGATGGAGGGCGACCCCTTCATGCTCATCGAAGGCATGGTGATCGCAGGCCTCGCCACCGGCGCGACGCAGGGCTACATCTACACCCGCTCGGAGTACCCGCACGCGATCGCCACGATGAACGAAGCGATCCGCCTCGCGGAGGCCGCCGGCCACCTGGGCGGCTTCAAGCTCGAGGTGCGCAAGGGTGCGGGCTCCTACGTCTGCGGCGAAGAGACCGCGCTGCTCGAAAGCCTGGAGGGCAAGCGTGGCATCGTGCGCGCCAAGCCGCCGGTGCCGGCGCTCGCCGGCCTCTTCGGCCAGCCCACGGTCGTCAACAACGTGATCACGCTCGCCAGCGTGCCCATCATCCTGGCGCGCGGTGCGGCCTTTTACAAGGACTACGGCATGGGCCGCTCGCGCGGCACGCTGCCCCTCCAGCTCGCCGGCAACATCAAGCACGCCGGCCTGGTCGAGAAGGCCTTCGGCGTCACGCTGCGCGAGCTGCTGTACACCTACGGCGGCGGCTCGGCCTCCGGTCGCCCCATCAAGGCCGTGCAGGTGGGCGGCCCGCTCGGCACCTACCTGCCCGAATCGCAGTGGGACGTGCCGCTCGACTACGAGGCCTACGCCGCCATCGGCGGGGTGCTCGGCCACGGCGGCATCGTGGTGCACGACGACACGGCCGACCTGTCCAGGCTCGCGCGCTATGCGATGGAGTTCTGCGCCATCGAAAGCTGCGGCAAGTGCACACCCTGCCGCATCGGCTCGACCCGGGGTGTGGAGGTGATCGACAAGATCAGCCAGAACCAGAACCGCACGCAGCAAGTCCAACTCTTGCGTGACCTGTGCGACACCATGGTCCACGGCTCGCTGTGTGCCATGGGCGGCATGACGCCCTACCCCGTGCTCTCTGCGCTCAACCATTTCCCGCAGGACTTCGGTCTCGTCAACCCTGACCCGCAAGCCGCCTGAGGAACCCAGACCATGCTCGACCACCTCAAAGACACCGACTACGGCACGCCCAAGCGCGAGTCCGACCGCGAAGTCACGCTCACCATCGACGGCGCTGAAGTCACCGTGCCGGCCGGCACCTCGCTGATGCGCGCGGCCGTGGAGGCCGGCATCAACGTGCCCAAGCTCTGCGCCACCGACAGCCTGGAGCCGTTTGGCTCCTGCCGCCTGTGCCTGGTCGAGATCGATGGTCGCAAGGGCTACCCCGCCTCGTGCACCACGCCAGCCGAAGCCGGCATGAACGTGCGCACCCAGAGCCCCAAGCTGCAGGAGCTGCGCAAAGGCGTGATGGAGCTCTACATCAGCGACCACCCGCTCGACTGCCTGACCTGCAGCGCCAACGGCAACTGCGAGCTGCAGGACATGGCCGGCGTCACGGGCCTGCGCAACGTGCGCTACGGCTTCGACGGCGCCAACCATCTCAAGGACAAGAAGGACGAGTCCAACCCCTACTTCAGCTACGACCCGAGCAAGTGCATCGTCTGCAACCGCTGCGTGCGCGCGTGTGAAGAGACGCAGGGCACCTTTGCGCTCACCATCAGCGGCCGCGGCTTCGACTCGCGTGTGTCGGCCGGCCAGGACGAGCCCTTCATGCAAAGCGAGTGCGTGAGCTGCGGTGCCTGCGTCGAGGCCTGCCCCACCGCCACGCTGCAGGAGAAAAGCGTGATCTGGCTCGGCCAGCCCGAGCACAGCGTGATCACCACCTGCGCCTACTGCGGCGTGGGCTGCGGCTTCAAGGCCGAGATGAAGGGCACCGAGGTCGTGCGCATGGTGCCGTGGAAAGACGGCCAGGCCAACGAAGGCCACTCCTGCGTGAAAGGCCGCTTCGCCTGGGGCTACGCGACGCACAAGGACCGCATCACCACCCCGATGATCCGCAAGAAGATCACCGACCCGTGGCAGGAGGTGAGCTGGGACGAAGCCATCGGCTACGCCGCCAGCGAGTTCAAGCGCATCCAGGCCCAGCACGGGCGCGACAGCATCGGCGGCATCACCTCGTCTCGCTGCACCAACGAAGAGACCTACCTCGTGCAGAAGCTGGTGCGCGCGGCTTTCGGCAACAACAACGTCGACACCTGCGCGCGCGTGTGCCACTCGCCCACCGGCTACGGCCTCGGGCAGACCTACGGCACCTCGGCCGGCACGCAGACCTTCAAGTCGGTGGAGAAGGCCGACGTGATCATGGTGATCGGCGCCAACCCGACCGACGGGCACCCGGTGTTCGCGTCACGCCTGAAGAAGCGGCTGCGCGAGGGCGCACAGCTCATCGTGGCCGACCCACGCCGCATCGACATCGTGAAGTCGCCGCACGTGAAAGCCGCGCACCACCTGCAACTCAAGCCCGGCACCAACGTTGCGCTGATCAGTGCGCTGGCCCACGTGGTCGTGACCGAAGGGCTGGTCGACGAGGCCTACGTGGCCGAGCGTTGCGACACCAAGTCGTTCAACGACTGGCGCAACTTCGTCTCGCGGCCCGAGAACTCGCCCGAGGCGATGGAGGCCGTGACCGGCGTGCCCGCAGGCGAAGTGCGCGCCGCCGCCCGCCTCTACGCCAAGAAGGGCAGCAACGCCGCCATCTACTACGGCCTCGGCGTCACCGAGCACAGCCAGGGCTCGACCATGGTGATGGGCATCGCCAACCTCGCGATGGCCACCGGCAACGTGGGCCGCGAAGGCGTGGGCGTGAACCCGCTGCGTGGCCAGAACAACGTGCAGGGCTCGTGCGACATGGGCTCCTTCCCGCACGAGCTGCCGGGCTATCGGCACATCTCCGACAGCACCGTGCGCAGCTCGTTCGAAGCCGCCTGGGGCGTGGAGCTGCAACCGGAGCCGGGCCTGCGCATTCCGAACATGTTCGACGCCGCACTCACCGGCAGCTTCAAGGGCCTGTACTGCGAAGGCGAAGACATCGTGCAGAGCGACCCCAACACGCAGCACGTGGCGGCCGCCTTGATGGCGATGGAATGCATCGTGGTGCAGGACATCTTCCTCAACGAGACCGCGAAGTACGCCCACGTCTTCCTGCCCGGCTCCTCGTTCCTCGAGAAAGACGGCACTTTCACCAACGCCGAACGCCGCATCTCGCGCGTGCGCAAGGTGATGCCACCGCTCCCCGGCCTCGCCGATTGGGAGGTGACGGTGAAGCTCGCCAACGCGCTCGGCTACCCGATGCACTACGAGCACCCCTCGCAGATCATGGACGAGATCGCCGCGCTCACGCCCACCTTCCGCGGCGTGAGCTTCGACAAGATCGAGAAGCTGGGCAGCGTGCAGTGGCCCTGCAACGACGACGCACCCGACGGCACGCCCACCATGCACATCGACCACTTCGTGCGCGGCAAGGGCCGATTCATGATCACCAAATACGTGCCCACCGACGAGAAGGTGACGCGCAAGTTCCCGCTGCTGCTGACCACCGGGCGCATCCTCTCGCAGTACAACGTGGGCGCGCAGACGCGCCGCACGCCCAACGTCGAGTGGCACAGCGAAGACCTGCTCGAGATCCACCCCCACGACGCCGAAGACCGCGGCATCAAGAGCGGCGACTGGGTCGGCATCCAGAGCCGCGCGGGCGACACGGTGCTGCGCGCGGTGATCACCGACCGCGTGGCGCCGGGCGTGGTCTACACCACCTTCCACTTCCCCGAGTCAGGCGCCAACGTGATCACCACCGACAACTCCGACTGGGCCACCAACTGCCCCGAGTACAAGGTGACCGCGGTGCAGGTGATGCCGGTGATGCAGCCCTCGGCCTGGCAGCAGGAGCACTCGCGCTTCAGCAAGGTGCAGGAAGAGTTGCTGCAGCAACGCCACCACGCCATCCCCGCAAAATAAGGCCATGCACGTCGACCAGCTCATCAAGATGGCCAACCAGATCGGCGACTTCTTCGAGTCGATGCCCGACCCGGTGGAAGCGCAGGACGGCATCGCCACGCACATCCGCAAGTTCTGGGAGCCGCGCATGCGGCGCGAGCTCATCGCGCACATCGACGCCACCGGCGGCGCTGGCCTGCACCCTGCCGTGCTGCAAGCGATCACGCACCAGCGCGCCGCCCTCGCGGGAGCGCCCTCATGAACGCCCGACTGCCGCTCGACATGCCGCTCACCGAAGGCCTTCACACCTCGCCCACGCGCGACGTCGACGTGCAACGCCTGTCGCCGAGCGGGGTGAGCACCGAGCACGACCTCGTCGCCGCCGAGGTGCCGGTCGCGCTCGTCTTCAACGGCATCTCGCACGCCGTGATGATGGCCACGCCGGCCGACCTGGAAGACTTCGCGCTCGGCTTCGCCTTGTCGGAAGGCCTGCTCGCCTCACGCGACGAGTGCCGCGGCATCGAGGTGGTGGAAGTGGCCGAAGGAATCGAGGTACAGCTCGACGTGGCGAGCGCTGCGGCCGCGCGCCTGCAGGAGCAGCGCCGCAGCCTCGCCGGCCGCACCGGCTGCGGCCTGTGCGGCATCGACAGCCTCGCGCGGCTCGACCTCACCCCGGAGCCCGTCACACCGCCCGCCTGGGCCGCGCAGCTCGCACCGGCCACGCTGCTGCGCGCCTTCGCCCAGCTGCCCGCGCGCCAGCCCCTCAACGCGCTTACCGGCGCCCACCACGCCGCCGCGTGGGCCACGCCCGAGGGCGAGCTCGCCGCCGTGATGGAAGACGTGGGCCGCCACAACGCGCTCGACAAGCTGCTGGGGCAACGCGCGCGGCAGAAGCTGTCGAACGCCGACGGCTTCGTCATCATGTCGAGCCGCGCGAGCTACGAACTCGTGCGCAAGTGCGCGCGGCTCGGTGTGCCCATGCTGGCCACCATCTCGGCGCCGACGAGCCTCGCGGTCGACATCGCCCGGCAGGCGGGGATGCAGTTGTATGGGTTCTGCCGGGGGACGCAGGTGGTGCGGTACGGGCCCTGAGCCCACCCGCGAGCGATCAGTTCAGCGCGCGCTTGGGCGGCGGACTCTCGCGCGGCACGGCCGCGGCCTGCGGCAGGCCGTGCAGCCCGTCGAGCACACGATCGGCATCCAGCGAGCGGATCGGGACCGACGCGTCGCGCGGGATGAGGCCCTGAGCGATCAGGTTCTCATAGCGCAGCGCACACACCCGCAGGAACGACGAGAAGTTGCCCACCGCACCCCGATCGGCCACCAACTCGTCGTACAGCTTCTCGATCAGTTGCGCGACCGTCATGCCGTCTCGGCCGGCAATCTCTTCCAGCACCGACCAGTGCAGGTTTTCGAGCCGGAGACTGGTGACCACGCCATGCAGGCGCACCGACCGCGTGCGGCTCTCGTAGCTGGCGGGATCTGCACTGATGAAGATCTTGCACATGACAGGCTCCTGCGGTGTGGCGACTTGAATGCTACAGACTGATGCGGGTGCCCAGTACGGTGAGGAACTGGCCGATCCACGCCGGATGCGCGGGCCAGGCCGGCGCGGTGACCAGATTGCCATCGGTGACGGCGCCGTCGATGGCGATGCCCATGTACTCGGCGCCGGCCAGTTCGACCTCGACCTGGCACGCCGGGTAGGCGCTGAGCTTGCGGCCCTTGATGAGACCTGTCGCCGCCAGCAGCTGCGCGCCATGGCAGATGGCCGCCACGGGCTTGTTCGCCGACAGGAAGTGCCGCGTGATCTCGACGACGCGCGAGTTCATGCGCAGGTACTCCGGCGCACGCCCGCCGGGCACGACCAGCGCGTCGTACTTGGCCGGGTCGATCTCGGCAAAGGTCGCGTTGAGCGTGAAGCGGTGGCCGGGCTTCTCGCTGTAGGTCTGCTGGCCCTCGAAGTCGTGGATGGCCGTCATCACGTAGTCGCCGCTCTTCTTGTCGGGCGCGACCGCATGGACGGTGTGGCCCACAGCCTGCAACGCCTGGAAGGGCACCATCACTTCGTAGTCTTCGCCGAAGTCGCCGCACAGCATCAGGATCTTGCTCATCTGAGGTCTCCGTCTTGGGGGTAGGAGCCACGATTCTT
This genomic window contains:
- a CDS encoding formate dehydrogenase subunit delta — protein: MHVDQLIKMANQIGDFFESMPDPVEAQDGIATHIRKFWEPRMRRELIAHIDATGGAGLHPAVLQAITHQRAALAGAPS
- a CDS encoding DJ-1/PfpI family protein — translated: MSKILMLCGDFGEDYEVMVPFQALQAVGHTVHAVAPDKKSGDYVMTAIHDFEGQQTYSEKPGHRFTLNATFAEIDPAKYDALVVPGGRAPEYLRMNSRVVEITRHFLSANKPVAAICHGAQLLAATGLIKGRKLSAYPACQVEVELAGAEYMGIAIDGAVTDGNLVTAPAWPAHPAWIGQFLTVLGTRISL
- the fdhF gene encoding formate dehydrogenase subunit alpha, yielding MLDHLKDTDYGTPKRESDREVTLTIDGAEVTVPAGTSLMRAAVEAGINVPKLCATDSLEPFGSCRLCLVEIDGRKGYPASCTTPAEAGMNVRTQSPKLQELRKGVMELYISDHPLDCLTCSANGNCELQDMAGVTGLRNVRYGFDGANHLKDKKDESNPYFSYDPSKCIVCNRCVRACEETQGTFALTISGRGFDSRVSAGQDEPFMQSECVSCGACVEACPTATLQEKSVIWLGQPEHSVITTCAYCGVGCGFKAEMKGTEVVRMVPWKDGQANEGHSCVKGRFAWGYATHKDRITTPMIRKKITDPWQEVSWDEAIGYAASEFKRIQAQHGRDSIGGITSSRCTNEETYLVQKLVRAAFGNNNVDTCARVCHSPTGYGLGQTYGTSAGTQTFKSVEKADVIMVIGANPTDGHPVFASRLKKRLREGAQLIVADPRRIDIVKSPHVKAAHHLQLKPGTNVALISALAHVVVTEGLVDEAYVAERCDTKSFNDWRNFVSRPENSPEAMEAVTGVPAGEVRAAARLYAKKGSNAAIYYGLGVTEHSQGSTMVMGIANLAMATGNVGREGVGVNPLRGQNNVQGSCDMGSFPHELPGYRHISDSTVRSSFEAAWGVELQPEPGLRIPNMFDAALTGSFKGLYCEGEDIVQSDPNTQHVAAALMAMECIVVQDIFLNETAKYAHVFLPGSSFLEKDGTFTNAERRISRVRKVMPPLPGLADWEVTVKLANALGYPMHYEHPSQIMDEIAALTPTFRGVSFDKIEKLGSVQWPCNDDAPDGTPTMHIDHFVRGKGRFMITKYVPTDEKVTRKFPLLLTTGRILSQYNVGAQTRRTPNVEWHSEDLLEIHPHDAEDRGIKSGDWVGIQSRAGDTVLRAVITDRVAPGVVYTTFHFPESGANVITTDNSDWATNCPEYKVTAVQVMPVMQPSAWQQEHSRFSKVQEELLQQRHHAIPAK
- the fdhD gene encoding formate dehydrogenase accessory sulfurtransferase FdhD; this translates as MNARLPLDMPLTEGLHTSPTRDVDVQRLSPSGVSTEHDLVAAEVPVALVFNGISHAVMMATPADLEDFALGFALSEGLLASRDECRGIEVVEVAEGIEVQLDVASAAAARLQEQRRSLAGRTGCGLCGIDSLARLDLTPEPVTPPAWAAQLAPATLLRAFAQLPARQPLNALTGAHHAAAWATPEGELAAVMEDVGRHNALDKLLGQRARQKLSNADGFVIMSSRASYELVRKCARLGVPMLATISAPTSLAVDIARQAGMQLYGFCRGTQVVRYGP
- a CDS encoding ribbon-helix-helix domain-containing protein, with protein sequence MCKIFISADPASYESRTRSVRLHGVVTSLRLENLHWSVLEEIAGRDGMTVAQLIEKLYDELVADRGAVGNFSSFLRVCALRYENLIAQGLIPRDASVPIRSLDADRVLDGLHGLPQAAAVPRESPPPKRALN
- a CDS encoding formate dehydrogenase beta subunit produces the protein MSVTVYVPRDSAALAVGADRVARRIADEAARRGLDVHIVRNGSRGLFWLEPLVEVRTERGRIAYGPVTPDDVPSLFDAGFLSGGAHTLHLGPTEEIEYLKNQERLTFARMGITDPLSLDDYRAHDGFGGLRHALTLKPEEIVQQVLDSGLRGRGGAAFPAGIKWKTVLEAQAAQKYIVCNADEGDSGTYSDRMVMEGDPFMLIEGMVIAGLATGATQGYIYTRSEYPHAIATMNEAIRLAEAAGHLGGFKLEVRKGAGSYVCGEETALLESLEGKRGIVRAKPPVPALAGLFGQPTVVNNVITLASVPIILARGAAFYKDYGMGRSRGTLPLQLAGNIKHAGLVEKAFGVTLRELLYTYGGGSASGRPIKAVQVGGPLGTYLPESQWDVPLDYEAYAAIGGVLGHGGIVVHDDTADLSRLARYAMEFCAIESCGKCTPCRIGSTRGVEVIDKISQNQNRTQQVQLLRDLCDTMVHGSLCAMGGMTPYPVLSALNHFPQDFGLVNPDPQAA